AAATCACTGCCATCTCTTCTAATCTCCCACATCTAATCAGACGAGTGCATACATCTTGAATTGAGTGGCTCCCATGGATTGGATGAGATTAATGAAGTAGGTGAAGCTAATCTAGATTTTCACTTTGTGTGGATGGCATCATATTTCAACCCCATGACTGGTCTACTTTGCAACAGAATAATTGATTTAAGCTTTTGTCAGCCTCAGAATAAATTATGATTTCTCTCATTTTAACAGAACTGAGATGGCAAGAGAACAATTGGTGGGGACTATATTTAAACCCAATACCTGATCAGGCCCAACATAATGAGCATGCCTACCACCGTTTCCATAGACTACTGTAAATGATAACCACGATCAAGAAGCCACTTATCAAATGTCCATGACAATGTAATGGCTCTGCTTTACACATCCAATTGATGCAAGCAATTTTCCTAATGCATCTTGTTTACAGTTGCATTACTACTGCATTACAGTTGAAGAAACctctcattgtttcaaaatgtACAGTTAGTTACGCCTCACTGGGGAGGAGGTGGACAGATACAGAGTTGTACTTGTCACTCACTATCTGAGTGATTTAGGCCTAAAACTGTCTGCTTAAAGACAGGGTAAAGGTTTGGAGTGTCAATCAAAGCACTGTAATTAAACCAGTTAAAGATAGCCTTAGTACACTATATCATATGtccacacattcacatatgCGCACATTGATGTGAAACATATAGATTTGTGTACTGGTTTAGATTTTCAGGTGGCAATGCTATTAAATCATTCTTCTGTGATTTCTTTAGTTAATTATCAGTGTGGTAAAACAGTAGCAATCATTCAGTATGGCTATCATTCAGTAAaacacttaggctacaaccattATTAAAGTTGTTGGCTCTGGAATCAAGGGAGTCTGTTTTCAAATGGATTTTGCAATACTTCAAGGAAAAACTCTGATGAatgaaatatattttaagtGTCTTTTTTAATAGCTGCGTTCCATTGTGCTAAGTACTTACTGCCCAAGACTAGAGGAATAAGTGAAAGAAGAAGGGAGTGAAGTAGAAGATGAAGAAAATGCTGAAGAGACCAGCCATTCGGGGGATTTTGTATCAGGGCCATATTTCAAGGTCGCGCTTCAGCTTCTGCCCATTAAAGCCTGTTTGATACATTAAAGGGGCGAGTTTATGTCCTGCCGAAGTCTCGGAGAGGTCTACACTCTGACATGATGGGTGATAAGAGGCTATGATTGATAGCGGCAGaaggccagggagagagagcaagagagcgcTGAACGCGCCCCTAATGGGAAAGGCTTTTATTCACCTTCTGCGAGGTGTGGGCAGCGTGAAAAACGGCAGGTACTAACTTTGACTTAGAGCTGTCGGCTCAGGCACTGTCCAGGCACGAGAGATGGATCatatttaataaaaaataaaagaaaacaggAGTATAGGAATGAAGAGAATGGAATGGAAGAATGAAAGTAGAACCTTATCAATCACAGTATGTATGGATGAAGTGTGCCATTCAAAATATGTTAAACTAATACTTATGATAATTCATTCATTGGGTCCATAAAACtttctgtgttttgtttgcATTAAAGAGGCTTCTGTAATCAGGTGGATATTGCCTATGTTTTGGCTGAAAGAGGTGTGGGCTTAAATGGAGTGCATATCCACAAAGCATACACACTCTAAAACTGACTTCAGCACCATTCAAATCTATAGTAATTGTGCTGGCTGTTTACTTACGTAGTCTTTCTCTCGCAGTTAGCGTCAGTGACAGACACTACCTGCTGTAGACAGGGACAGGAAACTAGTTATTTAAGTCCCTGGTTGAGGGTGAAATGCCACTCGGTGTTTACCCAAGTAACCAGAGCAAATTTATCTGCATGGTTCATGCGACTAAGGCTTTCAAAACATGTCAGCTCCTCTAAGCACCTAAAGCTGCAGTTGAACTGGCACATAAAGGGCCTGTGAACTCTGTGgtgcagtggagttttgttTATATTAGGGTGTTCCAAGCAGCTTGAGCCTTGGGGAATGTAACACTGTAAAGATGGAGTCTTCATCACATCTGTTTTCTACATAGCCGTGAGGCTTATTATCTCAGTGACAAATACTCTGTCACTTTCTGATAGCAGAAGGCATGGTTCAGATGAACCCCTAACATGGCTTGGGAGAAATCATCGTGGAGATTTCAGTAGGGATACTGACTCACCCTTGAGGCTGTCAAAAGTTGGGAAGAATTTATTGGTGCCTGTGTTCAGTTTAGGGTTGACAAGAGCACATCGATGTAAATGAAGATAACCTATTATGCATCCTCTGTAGTCATCAGTCTGAAATTACACAACAATTCCAGTACAAATCCATATTTTAATGCTCAAATTGAAAATGACTTTTCACAGCAGTCAAATAATTTGAGCTGATTGACCATGCAACTCGGCTAATTAGGCTATCAATTTGCTGATGAGCATCATATAAATGCTATTTATTGTAAGGTATCATATTCAGTGTCTGGTCTGCTGGCCACATTCCCTGTAAGTGGACGCGCTACTTCATTTAGAGTGTAACAGACAAGAGCGCCATCTTCTGGTGTAGATGCAAAATACTGCAGCACTGTGTAATGGACACCAGTACATCTATTTACTGGAAGAAGACATTTTAAAagagcaaaacattttttttcacatcacgCCTAAAGAATTACAAAAAATATAGAAATCTAAAAGCCTTTGAAACAAGAAACAGACATATAGAGATGACAGAAATATATGTAGATTGTGGCATTATGCTGAAACTACACATAACATGTCTGTCATCTGCACTAGTATTATGTGGTAGAGCAGGAAAGAGAGTGTAAGTAGTGTTAAGCATGTATGAGCAAACAGGTCAGGCTGCAGTCGAACAGCAGACGCTCGTTCTTCTCTGTGCAGCACTTGTTGCGGAGCATATCCAGAATCTTTGCTTTCATCTCTGGGCTGAAGGCCTTTTCAAAGCTATCCTGGTCAGTCATGAAGTCCAGCAGCATCGCTCCCACTTTACTGCCCTCGACGAAGCACTCGGTGATGTCCATGGTGTTGGGGATGCTGTGCTCCTCATACTTCAGACCCAGCTTGTCTAGCTCGCCTTTGATGTCAGCGTCAGAAATGTACTTGGTGACAGACTTTGTGCAGAGATCATTTGTGAAGGTACTCCATAGAGAACCCCAACCGCTGCCAGCTAAATAGGAGTAAAGATACGACAGTGAGACTGAGGGTGTGTGGGGTGAGACAGTGAGACTGAGGGTGTGTGGGGTGAGACAGTGAGACTGAGGGTGTGTGGGGTGAGACAGTGTGCGGGTGTGTGGGGTGAGACAGTGAGACTGAAGCTGTATGGGGTGAGACGGCATAAACACAGCAGTAGCAGGCCGataccataatttcccaactattagccgtggcatatacattgattttgctgaatttcttcagctatgaagttaatacacaggggcagttaatactgtattactgtaatatggttttgtttcacTGTCTTGTGGCCTGTTTGACCTGAGAGGGCCATGGTTGTTTGTGGTCTACCTGCTTCATGAATGATCATGagtcttcccttctctctcaacAGGCTGTGGAAAAACTTGATGACAGCAACATAATCATCCATGTAGTATAGCATCTGCAGAGGGTGAATAGGTTCAGATGAATGAGTTATAAACATACAAGTTGACCTGTCATGGACAAAATGTGTGTCTCTTACATAGTTGACATTTTAATCCCCACATCACTATATCACGGTCTGATATCACACGGTTTGATATCACTGATGTATGATGGTGTATGAATAAATCATCAACTGTCATAATACAATAACTTTACCTGAATCATGTTCATGAAGTCAAATCTGTTTGTGTCTTTGGTGTCTTTAACTTGTTTCTCATATTCAGCGCATGATAAAGCATTCCAGGTGAATTTAATCTTTTGGAGGTTGGAGGCCTTAGCCACTGAAGCTGCAAGGGAGTCATACAGAATTTGGTAACTCAATGTTTTCAGCTAAATTTCATCAATTTACTTGGAgaatctaataataataatctcatATAGATTTAGTTAATAATCTCATTTAGATTTAGCTTGGAGATGGCGGTGGGGATCATGGCAGCGGTATCACCTTTAAAGTTTTCAATGAGTGCAATGCTTGGTTCCACAATGTGAGCGCTGATTGGAGTCTTGGGAAACCTGGACTGCAGGATACCAAGCATGTGAGAGTCCATTTCACCTGGTGAAAACaaacctttttttaaaaaaaattgattCTGCACACATCTGTATGTGATAAAGATTTGATACTGACCACAATTCTGTATCTAATACAGGTTGACATTGATTCTTCATAGTTGTATGTAATTCAGAATACAACttacattgattttgcatgCAATATTTTATATCAATATATGATTTGAATTAAATATTGATGTCAAACAGGCAAGGGTTGTACCTTTTCTCAAGAAAAGTACACTCAATTCAGCTGATATGAAGAACTATTGAACTAGACTTCTGAAAGTTCTGATTTCTCTGATCTGATCTCTGAACTAGGCCATATTAGCAGGTTTTACGAATGTGCTTATTCTCTCCCATAGATTTGCCTTTCACTGTTAGGTAActctcaactttacctgtctttcccaccagATGACTCcatgatttctgcatgcctcAGGGAAGTTTCAGTCTGGATGAAAGCTCAACACCTTCTCAGCTCAATCTCTCCAAAACTGAGCTTCTGGTATTCCCAGCTAATTTAGCTCTTAATATACAGTATCAGCATCCAGTTTAGCTCATCTTCATGACCCTGGCTAAAACTGTGCATAACTCAAGTGTCATAATTGATTACCAATGAAATGtctctgagcatgtagcctCAGTCACAAAGTCATGTTGTTTGTACTGCACAATATTCAGAGGATCAGACCTTATCTCAGACAATATGCCACACAACTTTTTGTGCAGCCCATGGTCATTTCCAACAGGACTGGCTGGCTTATAAGTTAGCTGGCTCTATTAGTCACTCTTCTTTGGCTTCCTATGGCATCCAGAATTAAATGCAGATTCCTCACTTTGGTCTAAAGGACACTTACTGGATCTGCACCTTGTTACTGTATCTTAATTCTATGTACTATCTTTATTCCCCTTCTCGACCACTACAGTCCACTGATGAGTGTCTTCTGTGTCTGACTTCCACTAAGTGTCATCAAGAGTCATCTGTGATCGTCTTTGAGACCTTGTAGCTAATTAATTCTCCATACAGTCatggtttgtgtatgtttattgggtaacactttattttaatgtgtcgctgttacagtgtacctacctaattaggtacagtggtacaacctgtgtaacaacatgtactatcaggtaatgtactatcattgtacttgcattatgtgtttgtgagtacctacatatagttgttacattgtaatactgagtgcctttacaaaactttgccaatttgcctaaattttcatcagaggcaaagagctgacctgagacctgctggatggggtaaatctgcccatgatatatttgatatacaaaccattcttagctccagtcaaggccttattgtcttcagtgtacatgtgtaacagctgtgctgctacaaccttgttactctttgatacagtggaataaacctattaagtgtaccagttaattacttacatgtgacatgtatgttgtgtcttcgatgtcttggaacaggtctactaattcactacataatACATATATcagctgtgttggtacacacttattgctctttgatacagtggcataaacccattaaaatgaagtgtaccagttaagtacttacaattacatattacatgtatgttgtgtcattggtgtcttggaacatgtctgccattaccctacatactgtagtacatgtatcaactgtgttggtacacatgtattactcttttgatacagtggaataaacccattaaaataaagtgtaccagttaagtagttacatgtacatattatatacatcctgtcaatgatgtcatgcatcctgtaattgatgtgttgaaacgtgtctgctgttacaccacacagtacatgtgaattagtagacctgttccaagacatcgaagacataacatacatgtcatatgtacatgtaagtaattaactggtacacttaataggtttattccactgtatcaaagagtaacaaggttgtagcagcacagctgttacatgtacactgaagataatgaggccttgactggagctaagaatggtttgtatatcaaatctatcattggcagatttaccccatccagcaggtctcaggtcagctctttgcctctgatgaaaatgtaggcaaattggcaacgtTTTGTAAAAACACTCAGTATTacatgtaacaactatatgtaggtacccacaaatacataatgcaagtacaatgatagtacctgatagtacatgttgttacacaggttgtaccactgtacctaattaggtaggtacactgtaatagcgacacattaaaataaagtgttaccgtttatTGTTACTGTTATCATAATGGTTTGCTATTGTTATTCTGTtgcattagatagatagatagatagatagatagatagatagatagatagatactttattcatcccgagggaaattttagaaTTTGTAGTCCAATActgtttatttttaattgtgGCAATACAATTTTACTTTAAACTTTTAATTTTAATGatgatgttattgttattgttagtgTTTGCTAAGAGccataaccataaacataaccataaccataaacatgACAAATGCTGCCATTCAAGGAGGACAAAATGTGGAGGGATCAGGAATGGGCAGCAGATGGAGACAAATAACAAGGAATGAGCACAAGGAACTCAGAGCAGAGacgttctaatgaggagacacagtactcaaaaaatcctccatagaaatgcatggggttagtttgtaacgccgatatggcagttgtctacgcatatcacaccccttccgcagcaaaacgtcgacatgtgaatgcattgagccaa
The sequence above is a segment of the Alosa sapidissima isolate fAloSap1 chromosome 2, fAloSap1.pri, whole genome shotgun sequence genome. Coding sequences within it:
- the LOC121696893 gene encoding histamine N-methyltransferase-like isoform X1, giving the protein MATTTTQAGYEGDYVQRFQFFLQHSGEHTVMREFMDKVLPGEFVRIGEGKSDLNFLGVGSGQGEMDSHMLGILQSRFPKTPISAHIVEPSIALIENFKASVAKASNLQKIKFTWNALSCAEYEKQVKDTKDTNRFDFMNMIQMLYYMDDYVAVIKFFHSLLREKGRLMIIHEAAGSGWGSLWSTFTNDLCTKSVTKYISDADIKGELDKLGLKYEEHSIPNTMDITECFVEGSKVGAMLLDFMTDQDSFEKAFSPEMKAKILDMLRNKCCTEKNERLLFDCSLTCLLIHA
- the LOC121696893 gene encoding histamine N-methyltransferase-like isoform X2, with translation MQKSWSHLVGKTGEMDSHMLGILQSRFPKTPISAHIVEPSIALIENFKASVAKASNLQKIKFTWNALSCAEYEKQVKDTKDTNRFDFMNMIQMLYYMDDYVAVIKFFHSLLREKGRLMIIHEAAGSGWGSLWSTFTNDLCTKSVTKYISDADIKGELDKLGLKYEEHSIPNTMDITECFVEGSKVGAMLLDFMTDQDSFEKAFSPEMKAKILDMLRNKCCTEKNERLLFDCSLTCLLIHA